One genomic region from Rosa rugosa chromosome 1, drRosRugo1.1, whole genome shotgun sequence encodes:
- the LOC133713871 gene encoding 12-oxophytodienoate reductase 3-like — translation MADSSVTLFSPFKMAKFNLSHRVVLAPMTRCRALNGVPNPALAEYYSQRSTPGGFLISEGTLVSDTAAGFPHVPGIFSDEQVEAWKKVVDAVHAKGAIIFCQLWHEGRASHGVYQPGGGSPISSTNNPISKRWKILLPDGSHGTYPQPQRLEIHEIPHIVEQYRRAAVNAIRAGFDGIEIHGAHGYLIDQFLKDGINDRTDEYGGSLANRCKFLIEIVQAVVEAIGADRVGVRVSPAIDHLDAMDSDPVSLGFAVIERLNKLQQNIGSKLTYLHVTQPRYAAYGQAESGKHGSDQDEAEFMRTLRKAYQGTFMASGGFTRELGMEAVASGDADLVSYGRYFISNPDLVLRLKLNAPLTKYVRKTFYTQDPVVGYTDYPFLNNTSIKEQAVSRL, via the exons ATGGCCGATTCCTCAGTTACTCTCTTCTCTCCTTTCAAGATGGCCAAGTTCAATCTCTCTCACAG GGTTGTGCTTGCGCCGATGACGCGGTGCCGAGCCTTGAACGGAGTCCCGAACCCGGCCCTGGCGGAGTACTACTCTCAGAGGTCAACCCCCGGCGGCTTTCTCATCAGCGAAGGCACTTTGGTCTCTGACACAGCCGCTGG GTTTCCACATGTTCCTGGGATTTTCTCGGATGAACAGGTTGAGGCATGGAAGAAGGTAGTCGACGCCGTTCACGCGAAAGGAGCCATTATTTTCTGTCAGCTATGGCATGAAGGTCGTGCTTCCCATGGAG TTTACCAACCTGGTGGGGGATCGCCAATTTCTTCAACCAACAATCCCATTTCAAAGAGGTGGAAAATTCTCTTGCCAGATGGGTCTCATGGCACTTACCCTCAGCCTCAACGCCTCGAAATACATGAAATTCCCCACATTGTTGAGCAGTATCGCCGCGCTGCTGTGAATGCCATTCGAGCAG GTTTTGATGGAATTGAGATCCATGGGGCACATGGCTATCTAATTGATCAATTCTTGAAAGATGGGATCAACGATCGAACTGATGAGTATGGTGGGTCGCTTGCAAATCGCTGCAAATTCTTGATTGAAATTGTTCAAGCAGTAGTTGAAGCCATTGGTGCTGATAGAGTTGGTGTCAGAGTCTCACCAGCTATTGATCACCTTGATGCTATGGACTCCGACCCAGTTAGCCTAGGCTTTGCTGTGATTGAAAGGCTTAACAAGCTTCAACAGAACATAGGCTCAAAGCTCACATACCTCCATGTGACTCAGCCTCGTTACGCTGCCTATGGTCAAGCAGAATCGggcaaacatggcagtgatcaAGACGAAGCCGAATTTATGAGGACTCTGAGAAAAGCTTATCAAGGTACATTCATGGCTAGTGGAGGTTTTACTAGAGAGCTAGGAATGGAAGCTGTGGCTTCTGGTGATGCTGATTTAGTGTCGTACGGTCGCTATTTTATCTCAAACCCCGACTTGGTTTTGAGATTGAAGCTGAATGCTCCCTTGACTAAGTATGTCAGGAAGACTTTTTACACCCAAGACCctgttgttgggtacacagattaCCCTTTTCTGAACAACACAAGTATTAAAGAGCAAGCAGTCTCCCGCCTTTGA